A genomic window from Vigna radiata var. radiata cultivar VC1973A chromosome 2, Vradiata_ver6, whole genome shotgun sequence includes:
- the LOC106756269 gene encoding interactor of constitutive active ROPs 3 isoform X1 — MSVRILFNMATRSGSSEVPQKVSPRAVRQLRPTTVDTDSVSSSSQANKSSKERSPKVTDRRSPRSPVVERKRPSKISELESQISQLQNDLKKVMDQLVLSESSKRQAQQDALESKEQLLALSAKFEDSQKHVLDLCAAGEGRVLELQKIIDERDMACQSELEASKKQLSVESAALASAMNEIQMLKTELELVANCESVQSQQAKSADTELLNLKQNLSEALSLVDTMKNQLRDYKESEAQAQALVNETMLQHEAAKKSIEILRADVAKAVDAYNTIALELDQSKARVNSLEALVSKLQTDPISSKFEHQPEIWIEGEGSDDLEAQVISLKSEVGRLQSAVETAETKYEEEKIQSTVQIRSAYELVEQIKSETGKREGELEAELKRKKADIEELKANLMDKETELQGIVEENENLNTKLQESMSSKNEHELKRETKRLEECVAELKSDMMDKETTLQSISEENEMLKMEINKLSDGGNVSEEVAAEVEGAKAAEREALMKLGIVMEEADRSNKKAARVAEQLEAAQAANLEMEAELRRLKVQSDQWRKAXEAAAAMLSSGNNGKLTERTVSLDNNYKCSPYAEDMDDDFQRKKNGNMLKKFGVLWKKPQK, encoded by the exons ATGAGTGTAAGGATATTGTTTAACATGGCTACAAG AAGTGGATCCTCTGAGGTGCCTCAGAAGGTGTCTCCTCGTGCTGTGCGCCAACTAAGGCCTACTACTGTGGACACTGATTCTGTATCTTCTTCAAGTCAGGCTAATAAATCATCAAAGGAGAGAAGCCCCAAAGTCACTGATCGCAGATCACCCAGAAGCCCAGTTGTTGAG AGGAAGCGCCCCAGCAAAATATCTGAATTGGAATCTCAAATTTCTCAACTCCaaaatgatttgaaaaaggTGATGGATCAGCTTGTTTTGTCTGAATCAAGCAAGAGGCAAGCGCAGCAAGATGCCCTGGAGTCCAAGGAGCAGCTATTGGCTCTATCTGCAAAATTTGAAGACTCACAAAAACACGTTTTGGATCTTTGTGCTGCTGGGGAAGGTCGTGTTCTTGAGCTGCAGAAAATCATTGATGAGCGTGATATGGCATGCCAATCTGAACTTGAGGCCTCCAAAAAGCAGCTCTCAGTTGAGTCTGCTGCCTTGGCCTCTGCAATGAATGAGATTCAGATGCTGAAAACCGAACTTGAATTGGTAGCCAATTGTGAGAGTGTACAATCTCAACAGGCAAAATCAGCAGACACGGAGCTACTAAACCTGAAGCAGAACTTGTCTGAAGCTCTTTCTCTTGTGGACACCATGAAAAACCAACTAAGGGATTACAAAGAATCTGAAGCTCAGGCCCAAGCATTGGTCAATGAAACCATGTTGCAACATGAAGCTGCAAAAAAGTCTATTGAGATTCTAAGAGCAGATGTTGCAAAAGCTGTTGATGCCTACAACACTATTGCTTTGGAGTTGGACCAATCCAAAGCACGGGTAAACTCACTAGAGGCCCTTGTTAGCAAGCTTCAGACAGATCCCATCAGTAGCAAATTTGAACACCAACCTGAAATATGGATAGAGGGAGAGGGTTCTGATGATCTAGAAGCACAAGTTATTTCTTTGAAGTCTGAGGTTGGACGCCTGCAATCTGCCGTAGAGACTGCTGAGACTAAATACGAAGAAGAAAAGATTCAAAGCACAGTGCAGATCAGGAGTGCATATGAGCTGGTGGAGCAGATAAAATCTGAAACTGGTAAGAGGGAAGGTGAGCTAGAGGCCGAgttgaaaaggaagaaagctGACATTGAAGAGTTGAAGGCTAACCTAATGGATAAGGAAACTGAGTTACAAGGCATTGTGGAGGAGAATGAGAATTTGAACACCAAGCTCCAAGAGAGCATGTCATCCAAAAATGAGCATGAACTCAAAAGGGAAACTAAAAGACTAGAAGAATGTGTGGCTGAACTGAAGTCAGATATGATGGACAAGGAGACAACACTGCAAAGCATATCTGAGGAGAATGAAATGCTGAAGATGGAAATCAACAAGCTCTCAGATGGTGGCAATGTGAGTGAGGAAGTTGCAGCTGAGGTAGAGGGAGCTAAGGCCGCAGAACGAGAGGCTCTGATGAAACTTGGGATTGTGATGGAGGAAGCAGATAGGAGCAACAAGAAGGCTGCAAGAGTGGCTGAGCAGCTAGAAGCAGCACAAGCAGCAAATTTAGAAATGGAAGCAGAACTGAGAAGACTAAAGGTGCAGTCTGATCAGTGGAGGAAGGCTGNAGAGGCAGCTGCTGCTATGCTTTCATCAGGAAACAATGGGAAACTNACAGAGAGAACTGTGTCTCTGGATAACAACTACAAGTGCTCACCCTATGCTGAAGACATGGATGATGATTtccagagaaagaaaaatggcaACATGCTGAAGAAGTTTGGGGTCTTGTGGAAGAAGCCTCAAAAATAG
- the LOC106756269 gene encoding interactor of constitutive active ROPs 3 isoform X2 — protein MQTPKTRSGSSEVPQKVSPRAVRQLRPTTVDTDSVSSSSQANKSSKERSPKVTDRRSPRSPVVERKRPSKISELESQISQLQNDLKKVMDQLVLSESSKRQAQQDALESKEQLLALSAKFEDSQKHVLDLCAAGEGRVLELQKIIDERDMACQSELEASKKQLSVESAALASAMNEIQMLKTELELVANCESVQSQQAKSADTELLNLKQNLSEALSLVDTMKNQLRDYKESEAQAQALVNETMLQHEAAKKSIEILRADVAKAVDAYNTIALELDQSKARVNSLEALVSKLQTDPISSKFEHQPEIWIEGEGSDDLEAQVISLKSEVGRLQSAVETAETKYEEEKIQSTVQIRSAYELVEQIKSETGKREGELEAELKRKKADIEELKANLMDKETELQGIVEENENLNTKLQESMSSKNEHELKRETKRLEECVAELKSDMMDKETTLQSISEENEMLKMEINKLSDGGNVSEEVAAEVEGAKAAEREALMKLGIVMEEADRSNKKAARVAEQLEAAQAANLEMEAELRRLKVQSDQWRKAXEAAAAMLSSGNNGKLTERTVSLDNNYKCSPYAEDMDDDFQRKKNGNMLKKFGVLWKKPQK, from the exons ATGCAGACACCAAAGACAAG AAGTGGATCCTCTGAGGTGCCTCAGAAGGTGTCTCCTCGTGCTGTGCGCCAACTAAGGCCTACTACTGTGGACACTGATTCTGTATCTTCTTCAAGTCAGGCTAATAAATCATCAAAGGAGAGAAGCCCCAAAGTCACTGATCGCAGATCACCCAGAAGCCCAGTTGTTGAG AGGAAGCGCCCCAGCAAAATATCTGAATTGGAATCTCAAATTTCTCAACTCCaaaatgatttgaaaaaggTGATGGATCAGCTTGTTTTGTCTGAATCAAGCAAGAGGCAAGCGCAGCAAGATGCCCTGGAGTCCAAGGAGCAGCTATTGGCTCTATCTGCAAAATTTGAAGACTCACAAAAACACGTTTTGGATCTTTGTGCTGCTGGGGAAGGTCGTGTTCTTGAGCTGCAGAAAATCATTGATGAGCGTGATATGGCATGCCAATCTGAACTTGAGGCCTCCAAAAAGCAGCTCTCAGTTGAGTCTGCTGCCTTGGCCTCTGCAATGAATGAGATTCAGATGCTGAAAACCGAACTTGAATTGGTAGCCAATTGTGAGAGTGTACAATCTCAACAGGCAAAATCAGCAGACACGGAGCTACTAAACCTGAAGCAGAACTTGTCTGAAGCTCTTTCTCTTGTGGACACCATGAAAAACCAACTAAGGGATTACAAAGAATCTGAAGCTCAGGCCCAAGCATTGGTCAATGAAACCATGTTGCAACATGAAGCTGCAAAAAAGTCTATTGAGATTCTAAGAGCAGATGTTGCAAAAGCTGTTGATGCCTACAACACTATTGCTTTGGAGTTGGACCAATCCAAAGCACGGGTAAACTCACTAGAGGCCCTTGTTAGCAAGCTTCAGACAGATCCCATCAGTAGCAAATTTGAACACCAACCTGAAATATGGATAGAGGGAGAGGGTTCTGATGATCTAGAAGCACAAGTTATTTCTTTGAAGTCTGAGGTTGGACGCCTGCAATCTGCCGTAGAGACTGCTGAGACTAAATACGAAGAAGAAAAGATTCAAAGCACAGTGCAGATCAGGAGTGCATATGAGCTGGTGGAGCAGATAAAATCTGAAACTGGTAAGAGGGAAGGTGAGCTAGAGGCCGAgttgaaaaggaagaaagctGACATTGAAGAGTTGAAGGCTAACCTAATGGATAAGGAAACTGAGTTACAAGGCATTGTGGAGGAGAATGAGAATTTGAACACCAAGCTCCAAGAGAGCATGTCATCCAAAAATGAGCATGAACTCAAAAGGGAAACTAAAAGACTAGAAGAATGTGTGGCTGAACTGAAGTCAGATATGATGGACAAGGAGACAACACTGCAAAGCATATCTGAGGAGAATGAAATGCTGAAGATGGAAATCAACAAGCTCTCAGATGGTGGCAATGTGAGTGAGGAAGTTGCAGCTGAGGTAGAGGGAGCTAAGGCCGCAGAACGAGAGGCTCTGATGAAACTTGGGATTGTGATGGAGGAAGCAGATAGGAGCAACAAGAAGGCTGCAAGAGTGGCTGAGCAGCTAGAAGCAGCACAAGCAGCAAATTTAGAAATGGAAGCAGAACTGAGAAGACTAAAGGTGCAGTCTGATCAGTGGAGGAAGGCTGNAGAGGCAGCTGCTGCTATGCTTTCATCAGGAAACAATGGGAAACTNACAGAGAGAACTGTGTCTCTGGATAACAACTACAAGTGCTCACCCTATGCTGAAGACATGGATGATGATTtccagagaaagaaaaatggcaACATGCTGAAGAAGTTTGGGGTCTTGTGGAAGAAGCCTCAAAAATAG